In Daphnia magna isolate NIES linkage group LG7, ASM2063170v1.1, whole genome shotgun sequence, a single genomic region encodes these proteins:
- the LOC116926411 gene encoding heparan sulfate 2-O-sulfotransferase 1, whose product MKKNRRRWSLTSCSTTRERAYIFHSINRLYTFRTVLVFCLELYFFSWSSCSSAAVVLQTEDTPPAILLDASSLSHYYCCFSESVLEFKTFTKKAMILAFRRWCWNSRCESSPRRITPKNKFLPYVVSLVAMKLTVMMLLASNKRSHPQRMGALSADYSLTVTAVDTVGKDEMNNRRYWQMLENLEEAEIEGTATNRTHPSSIWLIYNRVPRCGGLTMVFLMKELAKVNRFAHQRHQYRTPWNRLLIEEEMKNLVTWFEYQHQAKSYDRHFLHVNFTRFQRYTKNLRPTYMNIVRDPAEREYSAFRGRRSQDPLQITQEIKRRDAAGAGTGMEWYTKSFDDCILDEDEECAFNSSEYTFSRAIPYFCGQDPRCLVPRSRWALQRAKFIIEHEYSVVGILDKMNETLHVLERYIPRFFSGSAKIYYSRGYGRRHENRYIKSKPALSDQVLAKLRDSLSDEYELYEFCQQRLYHQYQQTINTH is encoded by the exons atgaaaaagaatAGAAGGAGGTGGTCACTCACCTCGTGCAGCACGACTCGCGAACGCGCTTATATCTTCCACTCCATCAACCGGCTTTATACCTTTCGTACTGTGTTGGTGTTTTGCTTGGagctttatttcttttcttggtcTTCTTGCTCGTCGGCGGCAGTCGTTCTCCAGACAGAGGATACTCCGCCTGCCATCCTGCTAGACGCGTCTAGTCTCTCTCATTATTATTGTTGCTTTTCCGAAAGTGTTTTGGAATTCAAGACATTTACCAAAAAGGCAATGATTTTAGCGTTTCGAAGATGGTGTTGGAATTCACGTTGCGAAAGCAGCCCTCGAAGAATCACCCCAAAGAACAA ATTCCTTCCTTACGTTGTTAGTCTTGTGGCCATGAAGCTGACAGTCATGATGCTTCTAGCGTCCAATAAGCGCAGCCATCCGCAAAGAATGGGAGCTCTGTCAGCTGATTACTCATTGACGGTAACGGCGGTTGACACGGTGGGGAAAGATGAGATGAACAACCGACGCTACTGGCAAATGCTGGAGAACTTGGAGGAAGCGGAAATTGAGGGAACAGCAACTAACCGCACACACCCTTCCTCCATTTG GTTAATTTATAATCGAGTACCGAGATGCGGTGGGTTGACGATGGTTTTCCTGATGAAGGAATTGGCTAAGGTTAACAGATTTGCCCATCAACGACATCAATATAGGACTCCCTGGAACAG GTTGctaattgaagaagaaatgaaaaatttggTTACGTGGTTCGAGTATCAACACCAAGCAAAAAGCTATGACCGTCATTTCCTCCATGTCAATTTCACTCGGTTTCAGCG GTATACTAAGAATCTACGGCCTACTTACATGAACATTGTGCGTGATCCAGCTGAGCGAGAATATTCGGCTTTTCGTGGAAGGAGGTCGCAGGATCCACTTCAGATCACTCAAGAGATCAAACGAAGGGATGCAGCCGGCGCTGGAACGG GGATGGAATGGTACACGAAATCATTTGACGACTGCATTCTCGATGAGGATGAGGAGTGTGCCTTCAATTCGTCCGAGTACACCTTCAGCCGTGCGATTCCGTATTTCTGTGGCCAGGATCCTCGATGCCT TGTTCCTCGCAGCCGGTGGGCACTACAAAGAGCTAAATTCATTATTGAACACGAATACTCGGTAGTGGGAATCCTGGATAAAATGAACGAGACGCTACATGTCCTCGAGCGTTACATACCGCGCTTCTTCTCGGGTTCTGCGAAGATCTACTATAGTAGAG GTTACGGCCGGCGGCACGAAAACCGTTACATTAAGAGTAAGCCGGCTCTAAGCGACCAGGTGTTGGCTAAATTGAGAGATTCGCTGTCAGACGAGTACGAGCTGTACGAATTTTGTCAACAGCGATTGTATCATCAATACCAGCAAACCATCAACACACATTAA